A DNA window from Buttiauxella agrestis contains the following coding sequences:
- the rpoZ gene encoding DNA-directed RNA polymerase subunit omega — translation MARVTVQDAVEKIGNRFDLVLVAARRARQMQTGGKDPLVAEENDKTTVIALREIEEGLITNQILDVRDRQEQQEQEAAELQAVTAIAEGRR, via the coding sequence ATGGCACGCGTAACTGTTCAGGACGCTGTTGAGAAAATTGGTAACCGTTTTGACCTGGTTCTGGTCGCCGCACGTCGCGCTCGTCAGATGCAAACTGGTGGTAAAGATCCACTCGTTGCTGAAGAAAACGACAAAACGACCGTAATCGCACTGCGCGAAATCGAAGAAGGGTTGATTACCAACCAGATTCTCGATGTTCGTGATCGCCAGGAACAGCAAGAGCAGGAAGCCGCAGAATTGCAGGCTGTTACCGCTATTGCTGAAGGTCGTCGTTAA
- the spoT gene encoding bifunctional GTP diphosphokinase/guanosine-3',5'-bis pyrophosphate 3'-pyrophosphohydrolase produces the protein MYLFESLNQLIQQYLPEEQIKRLRQAYLVARDAHEGQARSSGEPYITHPVAVACILAEMKLDYETLMAALLHDVIEDTPATYQDMEQLFGKSVAELVEGVSKLDKLKFRDKKEAQAENFRKMIMAMVQDIRVILIKLADRTHNMRTLGALRPDKRRRIARETLEIYSPLAHRLGIHHLKTELEELGFEALYPNRYRVIKEVVKAARGNRKEMIQKILSEIDGRLQEAGIPCRVSGREKHLYSIYCKMTLKEQRFHSIMDIYAFRVIVHDMDTCYRVLGQMHSLYKPRPGRVKDYIAIPKANGYQSLHTSMIGPHGVPVEVQIRTEDMDQMAEMGVAAHWAYKEQGESGTTAQIRAQRWMQSLLELQQSAGSSFEFIESVKSDLFPDEIYVFTPEGRIVELPAGATPVDFAYAVHTDIGHACVGARVDRQPYPLSQSLSSGQTIEIITAPGARPNAAWLNFVVSSKARAKIRQMLKNLKRDDSVSLGRRLLNHALGGSRKLAEVPPENIQRELERMKLATLDDLLAEIGLGNAMSVVVAKNLQGESSVIAQGNTPAHSHLPIKGADGVLITFAKCCRPIPGDPIVAHVSPGKGLVIHHESCRNIRGYQKEAEKFMAVEWDKETEQEFLTEIKVDMFNHQGALANLTAAINTAGSNIHSLNTEEKDGRVYSAFIRLSARDRVHLANVMRKIRVMPDVIKVTRNRN, from the coding sequence TTGTATCTGTTTGAAAGCCTGAATCAACTGATTCAACAATACTTGCCCGAGGAGCAGATTAAGCGACTTCGGCAAGCATACCTTGTTGCGCGTGATGCTCACGAGGGACAAGCACGTTCAAGCGGTGAACCCTATATCACCCATCCTGTAGCTGTTGCCTGCATTCTGGCCGAGATGAAACTCGACTATGAAACGCTGATGGCCGCTCTACTGCATGATGTGATTGAAGACACCCCTGCCACCTACCAGGATATGGAACAACTGTTTGGCAAAAGCGTTGCCGAACTGGTGGAAGGGGTATCTAAGCTCGACAAACTGAAATTCCGCGATAAGAAAGAAGCTCAGGCTGAAAACTTCCGCAAAATGATCATGGCGATGGTGCAAGACATCCGCGTCATTCTGATCAAACTCGCTGACCGTACGCACAACATGCGCACTCTTGGGGCGTTGCGCCCTGATAAGCGTCGCCGCATTGCTCGCGAAACCCTCGAAATTTATAGCCCCCTGGCACACCGTCTTGGTATTCATCATCTGAAAACTGAGCTGGAAGAACTGGGCTTTGAAGCGCTTTACCCGAATCGCTATCGCGTCATTAAAGAAGTCGTGAAAGCCGCACGTGGTAACCGCAAAGAGATGATTCAAAAAATTCTCTCGGAAATCGACGGGCGTTTGCAAGAAGCAGGCATTCCCTGCCGCGTCAGTGGCCGCGAGAAACATCTTTACTCCATCTACTGCAAAATGACGCTTAAAGAGCAGCGTTTCCACTCGATTATGGATATCTACGCTTTCCGCGTAATTGTTCACGATATGGATACCTGTTATCGCGTTCTTGGGCAGATGCATAGCCTCTACAAGCCCCGTCCAGGGCGGGTAAAAGACTATATCGCCATTCCAAAAGCGAACGGATATCAATCGCTGCATACTTCAATGATTGGCCCGCACGGTGTGCCGGTTGAAGTGCAAATCCGTACCGAAGACATGGATCAGATGGCAGAAATGGGTGTTGCCGCTCACTGGGCTTATAAAGAGCAAGGTGAAAGTGGTACTACCGCGCAAATCCGCGCCCAGCGCTGGATGCAGAGCTTGCTTGAGTTGCAGCAAAGCGCCGGTAGCTCATTTGAATTTATCGAGAGCGTAAAATCCGATCTGTTCCCGGATGAGATTTACGTTTTCACCCCGGAAGGGCGCATCGTCGAATTGCCGGCGGGCGCGACGCCTGTCGATTTCGCCTATGCCGTGCATACTGACATCGGCCATGCCTGCGTTGGCGCACGTGTCGACAGGCAACCCTATCCGCTGTCACAGTCGCTCAGCAGCGGCCAGACAATCGAAATCATTACCGCACCGGGTGCTCGCCCTAACGCTGCCTGGCTGAACTTCGTTGTAAGTTCGAAAGCGCGCGCCAAAATTCGCCAGATGCTGAAAAACCTCAAACGAGACGATTCCGTCAGCTTGGGTCGTCGCCTGCTTAACCATGCGTTAGGTGGCAGCCGAAAACTTGCTGAAGTTCCGCCGGAAAATATTCAACGTGAGCTTGAGCGTATGAAGCTCGCCACGCTTGACGATTTGCTGGCTGAAATTGGTTTAGGCAACGCCATGAGCGTAGTGGTGGCGAAGAATCTGCAAGGTGAATCATCGGTAATTGCGCAAGGAAATACCCCCGCACACAGCCACCTGCCTATCAAAGGCGCTGACGGCGTGCTGATTACTTTCGCGAAGTGTTGCCGCCCAATTCCTGGCGACCCGATTGTGGCTCACGTCAGCCCTGGCAAAGGGTTAGTTATCCACCATGAGTCCTGCCGTAATATCCGTGGCTACCAAAAAGAAGCCGAGAAGTTTATGGCGGTCGAGTGGGATAAAGAGACCGAGCAAGAATTCCTCACTGAAATTAAAGTGGATATGTTCAACCATCAGGGTGCATTGGCAAACCTGACCGCGGCAATCAACACCGCAGGCTCGAATATCCACAGTCTGAATACTGAAGAGAAAGATGGCCGCGTTTACAGCGCGTTCATTCGTTTATCTGCTCGCGATCGTGTTCATCTGGCCAATGTTATGCGCAAGATTCGCGTAATGCCGGATGTCATTAAAGTTACCCGCAACCGAAACTAG
- the gmk gene encoding guanylate kinase, translated as MAQGTLYIVSAPSGAGKSSLIQALLKTQPLYDTQVSISHTTRGIRPGEKHGEHYFFVEKEEFKQMIAEDAFLEHAEVFGNYYGTSRHAIEQVLATGVDVFLDIDWQGAQQIREKMPQARSIFILPPSKDELDRRLRGRGQDSEEVITKRMEQAVAEMSHYAEYDYLIVNDDFDTALSDLKIIIRAERLRMGRQKARHDALISKLLAD; from the coding sequence ATGGCTCAAGGCACGCTTTATATTGTTTCCGCTCCAAGTGGCGCAGGAAAATCCAGCCTCATCCAGGCTTTGTTAAAGACACAACCGCTGTACGACACGCAAGTTTCTATTTCCCATACCACTCGTGGTATTCGTCCGGGAGAGAAACATGGCGAGCACTATTTCTTCGTGGAAAAGGAAGAGTTTAAGCAGATGATTGCTGAAGACGCATTCCTTGAACATGCGGAAGTGTTCGGTAATTACTACGGCACTTCTCGCCATGCCATTGAACAAGTTTTGGCAACCGGCGTTGACGTTTTCCTGGATATTGACTGGCAAGGCGCGCAGCAAATCCGTGAGAAAATGCCGCAAGCCCGCAGTATCTTTATTCTGCCGCCGTCAAAAGACGAGCTGGACAGGCGTCTGCGTGGTCGCGGGCAAGATAGTGAAGAAGTTATCACGAAGCGTATGGAACAGGCTGTTGCAGAAATGAGCCATTACGCTGAATATGACTATTTAATCGTCAACGACGATTTTGACACCGCACTGTCAGATTTAAAAATTATCATTCGTGCCGAGCGTCTACGAATGGGTCGCCAAAAAGCGCGACATGACGCTTTAATCAGCAAACTATTGGCAGACTGA
- the trmH gene encoding tRNA (guanosine(18)-2'-O)-methyltransferase TrmH translates to MNPQRYARICEMLARRQPDLTVCMEQVHKPHNVSAIIRTADAVGVHEVHAVWPGNRMRTMASSAAGSNSWVEVKTHRNIGDAVSHLKNNGMQILATNLSDKAVDFREIDYTRPTCILMGQEKTGITQEALALADQDIIIPMIGMVQSLNVSVASALILYEAQRQRQNAGMYQRENSTLPESEQQRLLFEGGYPVLARVSRRKGLPYPHVNQQGEIEADAAWWATMQSAE, encoded by the coding sequence ATGAATCCTCAACGTTATGCGCGTATTTGCGAGATGCTTGCCAGGCGTCAGCCTGATCTGACCGTCTGCATGGAACAGGTCCATAAACCCCATAACGTCTCGGCGATTATTCGCACCGCTGATGCAGTGGGCGTGCATGAAGTTCACGCGGTTTGGCCGGGTAACAGAATGCGTACCATGGCCTCTTCTGCTGCCGGAAGTAACTCCTGGGTTGAAGTGAAAACACATCGCAATATTGGCGATGCCGTTAGCCATCTGAAAAACAACGGGATGCAAATCCTCGCCACCAACCTTTCGGATAAAGCCGTCGATTTTCGCGAGATTGATTACACGCGCCCGACCTGCATTCTGATGGGTCAGGAAAAAACCGGTATTACTCAGGAAGCACTAGCGCTGGCTGACCAGGACATCATTATTCCGATGATTGGCATGGTGCAATCTCTAAACGTTTCCGTGGCTTCCGCACTCATTCTTTATGAAGCGCAGCGCCAACGTCAGAATGCCGGAATGTATCAACGCGAAAACAGTACCCTGCCGGAGTCTGAGCAACAGCGACTGCTGTTTGAAGGCGGCTACCCGGTACTGGCACGAGTTTCTCGCCGTAAAGGTTTGCCCTACCCGCATGTGAATCAGCAAGGTGAGATAGAAGCTGATGCCGCATGGTGGGCCACAATGCAATCTGCGGAGTAG
- the ligB gene encoding NAD-dependent DNA ligase LigB — MLWITKLIGLLVLLSAVASATCPDWSPVHAQKEMGKLNEKLTEWDRAYYQQGTSVVSDETYDGLRSQFNEWQHCFNPAEQPQEPQLFTEGKVLHPIAHTGVKKLPDAAAVAQWINGKSDLWVQPKVDGVAVTLVYQQGRLLKLLSRGDGEKGQDWTAKAKMIDAIPKMLSGRLANSVLQGEVFLKRENHVQKTMGSISARGKVAGAMMRKGDAGLLKELGIFIWAWPDGPADMNQKLNSLDQAGFSLTKTWSKPIKSMSDIATLRESWFAGPLPFVTDGIVIRQSQEPAGKHWLPGKATWVIAWKFPPAQQLAEVKDIQFSIGRTGRITVVLNLNPLQVDDKQVKRVNIGSVKRWQTMDIAPGDQVMVSLAGQGIPRVDEVVWRVSQRSKPQPPSKEMITPLSCLYFEPRCREQFIARLAWISSPAVLNINGVSVSSWQQLQQKLSLQHIFSWLALTQEELSKINGFSSAKTVQLWQQFTKTRQQPFKQWLMAFGLPLPRAVLTTMPDSQWLHLVARDELSWQKLPGIGPGRAKKLVEFVNHPQIAALAAFLAQHGIQGFSD; from the coding sequence ATGTTGTGGATAACAAAACTTATCGGTTTGCTGGTTTTGCTCAGCGCAGTGGCATCAGCAACCTGTCCTGACTGGTCGCCTGTGCACGCCCAGAAGGAGATGGGAAAACTGAACGAAAAGCTTACAGAATGGGATCGAGCCTATTACCAACAAGGTACCAGCGTTGTCAGCGATGAGACGTACGATGGTCTACGCAGCCAGTTTAATGAATGGCAGCATTGTTTTAACCCAGCGGAGCAACCGCAAGAACCTCAGCTTTTCACCGAGGGGAAAGTGCTGCACCCGATTGCTCATACCGGTGTTAAAAAACTTCCGGATGCTGCGGCTGTTGCACAGTGGATAAATGGCAAGTCAGATCTTTGGGTACAGCCCAAAGTGGATGGCGTTGCGGTAACACTGGTTTATCAACAGGGTCGTTTGCTCAAACTCCTTAGCCGTGGCGATGGCGAGAAAGGACAGGACTGGACGGCAAAAGCCAAAATGATTGATGCCATTCCTAAAATGCTTTCCGGTCGGCTGGCTAACAGTGTTTTACAGGGAGAGGTTTTCTTGAAAAGGGAAAATCATGTACAGAAAACAATGGGGAGTATCAGTGCCAGAGGAAAAGTCGCGGGTGCCATGATGCGCAAGGGGGATGCTGGATTACTCAAGGAATTGGGGATATTTATTTGGGCGTGGCCCGATGGCCCCGCTGACATGAATCAAAAGCTAAATTCGCTTGATCAAGCTGGTTTCTCACTGACTAAAACATGGTCAAAACCTATTAAATCCATGAGCGATATCGCCACACTACGGGAGTCCTGGTTTGCGGGCCCCCTACCGTTTGTGACGGATGGGATTGTCATTCGCCAATCCCAGGAACCAGCTGGAAAGCATTGGCTTCCCGGTAAAGCAACATGGGTGATCGCCTGGAAGTTTCCACCTGCACAGCAACTTGCAGAAGTTAAAGATATTCAATTCTCGATTGGACGAACTGGAAGAATTACCGTTGTCCTAAACCTGAATCCTTTACAGGTTGATGATAAACAAGTTAAACGCGTCAATATCGGTTCAGTTAAACGTTGGCAGACTATGGATATTGCGCCCGGTGATCAGGTGATGGTGAGTCTTGCTGGGCAAGGGATTCCACGAGTTGATGAAGTGGTATGGCGCGTCAGTCAGCGTAGCAAGCCACAACCCCCATCAAAAGAGATGATTACGCCTTTAAGTTGCTTGTATTTTGAACCCCGGTGCCGTGAGCAGTTTATTGCTCGACTGGCATGGATAAGCTCTCCCGCAGTTTTGAATATCAACGGTGTGAGCGTAAGTTCCTGGCAGCAACTTCAACAAAAATTGAGCCTGCAACATATCTTTTCATGGTTGGCGCTCACACAGGAAGAGTTATCAAAAATTAACGGTTTCTCTTCAGCCAAAACCGTGCAACTTTGGCAGCAATTCACGAAAACACGGCAGCAGCCGTTTAAACAATGGTTGATGGCATTCGGCCTGCCGCTTCCAAGAGCGGTACTCACGACAATGCCGGATTCACAATGGCTGCATTTAGTCGCCCGGGATGAACTCAGCTGGCAAAAGCTTCCCGGTATCGGTCCCGGGAGAGCTAAAAAGTTGGTGGAGTTTGTGAATCATCCCCAAATTGCTGCCCTTGCGGCCTTTCTGGCGCAGCATGGAATCCAGGGATTTAGCGACTAG